TGACGTCGTTGGTGCCCTCGGTCGCGTTGAACTTCACCTCGCTGAACTTCTGCGCCTGGGCCTTGGCGTTCTTGGTGATCGCCGCGATCCAGCCGTGGTCGGCGGCCGGCGCGGAGAAGCCGATGGTGATCGGCTTGCCCGGCTGGGCGTTGTTGCCCGCGTTGGCGACCGGCGCGTTCGACTCCGAGTTCGCGGGCGTGTTCGACGTGCAGCCGGCCAGCAGCGCACCGGCGCCGACGGCGGCCCCGCCCAGCAGGAATCCCCGGCGGCCGAGGAAGGATTGTTCGGTCATGACGGCCTCCAACGGTGATTACGGACCGGTCCTGGCTTTCCTGGCCCGGAACTGCAAGAGCACGGCGAGCACGATGATCACGCCCTTGGCGATGTTCTGGATGTCGGTGTCCAGGTTGTTGAGCGTGAAGATGTTCGACAGCACCGTGAAGATCAGCACGCCGACGAGGGTGCCGATGAGCGAGCCGCGGCCGCCGGTCAGCAGCGTGCCGCCGATGACCACCGCCGCGATCGCGTCGAGCTCGTAGAACATGCCGTTGGTCGACGCGCCCGCCGTCGTCCGCGCGACGACCATGAGCGCGGCGATCCCGCAGCAGAGCCCGGCCACGCCGTAGACGAGCGCGAGGTGGCGCTTGACGTTGATCCCGGCCAGCCGCGACGCCTCGGCGTTGCCGCCCACCGCGTACGTCCGGCGGCCGAACGTGGTGCGGTTGAGCACCACCCAGCCGACCGCGAAGACCAGCGCGAACAGCCAGATCAGCGTCGGGATGCCGAGGAAGCTGCCCCGGAAGAAGGCGAGGAAGTCCTGGTCGGCCACGACCTGGGTGCGCCGGCCGCTGATCCGTTCGGCGAGCCCGCGTGCCGAGACGTACATCGCCAGCGTGGCGATGAACGGCACGACCTTGCCGTAGGCGACCAGCACGCCGTTGACCAGACCGCAGCCGAGCCCGACGGCGAGTCCACAAAGGACCATCACCCACGGGCCGTACGACTGGGTCGCCAGCGTCGTCAGCCAGACGCCGGCCAGGCCGACCATCGAGCCGACGGACAGGTCG
This window of the Amycolatopsis balhimycina FH 1894 genome carries:
- a CDS encoding ABC transporter permease, coding for MTEIQAPPQEALPAERKRFTFSADPRLLGLAGVLVVLCLVGQFTRPELFFTESNISTILRLAAAIGVVSVGMTFVIISGGIDLSVGSMVGLAGVWLTTLATQSYGPWVMVLCGLAVGLGCGLVNGVLVAYGKVVPFIATLAMYVSARGLAERISGRRTQVVADQDFLAFFRGSFLGIPTLIWLFALVFAVGWVVLNRTTFGRRTYAVGGNAEASRLAGINVKRHLALVYGVAGLCCGIAALMVVARTTAGASTNGMFYELDAIAAVVIGGTLLTGGRGSLIGTLVGVLIFTVLSNIFTLNNLDTDIQNIAKGVIIVLAVLLQFRARKARTGP